A DNA window from Buttiauxella agrestis contains the following coding sequences:
- the alaS gene encoding alanine--tRNA ligase: protein MSKSTAEIRQAFLDFFHSKGHQVVASSSLVPNNDPTLLFTNAGMNQFKDVFLGLDKRNYSRATTSQRCVRAGGKHNDLENVGYTARHHTFFEMLGNFSFGDYFKHDAINFAWELLTGEQWFNLPKDRLWVTVYETDDEAFEIWEKEVGVPRERIIRIGDNKGGAYASDNFWQMGDTGPCGPCTEIFFDHGDHIWGGPPGSPEEDGDRYIEIWNLVFMQFNRQQDGTMLPLPKPSVDTGMGLERIAAVLQHVNSNYEIDLFSKLIQSVAKVTGATDLTSKSLRVIADHIRSCAFLVADGVTPSNEGRGYVLRRIIRRAIRHGNMLGAKETFFYKLVGPLVEVMGAAGEELQRQQALVEQVLKTEEEQFARTLERGLALLDEELAKLTGDTLDGETAFRLYDTYGFPVDLTADVCRERNLKVDEAGFEAAMEEQRRRARESSGFGADYNSMIRVDSASEFKGYDHTDLTAKVTALFVDGKAVEQITAGQEAVIVLNETPFYAESGGQVGDKGAIKANGVDFAVSDTQKYGQAIGHLGKLIAGVVKVGDSVKAEVDEERRSRIRLNHSATHLLHAALRQVLGTHVAQKGSLVNDKGLRFDFSHFEGMKPAEVRAVEDIVNAQIRRNLPIETNVMDLESAKAKGAMALFGEKYDDHVRVLSMGDFSTELCGGIHARRTGDIGLFRIVAESGTAAGVRRIEAVTGEGALANLHAQSEQLQDIAQLLKGDSQNLNEKVRSVLERTRQLEKELQQLKEQQAVQESANLSSKAVDVKGVKLLVSELANVEPKMLRTMVDDLKNQLGSAIIVLATVSEGKVSLIAGVSKDVTDRVKAGELIGVIAQQVGGKGGGRPDMAQAGGTDAAALPGALAGVEAWVSAKL, encoded by the coding sequence ATGAGCAAGAGCACCGCTGAGATCCGTCAGGCGTTTCTCGATTTTTTCCATAGTAAAGGTCACCAGGTTGTAGCGAGTAGCTCCCTGGTTCCGAATAACGATCCTACTTTGCTGTTTACCAATGCCGGGATGAACCAGTTCAAGGATGTATTCCTTGGTCTCGACAAACGTAATTATTCCCGTGCAACAACGTCCCAACGTTGTGTCCGCGCAGGTGGTAAACACAACGATCTGGAAAACGTCGGTTACACTGCCCGTCACCACACTTTCTTTGAGATGCTGGGTAACTTCAGCTTCGGCGATTACTTCAAGCATGACGCCATCAATTTCGCATGGGAATTATTGACCGGCGAGCAGTGGTTTAACCTGCCAAAAGACCGTTTGTGGGTCACGGTATACGAGACTGACGACGAAGCGTTTGAAATCTGGGAAAAAGAAGTCGGTGTTCCGCGCGAGCGCATTATCCGCATTGGCGATAATAAAGGCGGCGCTTACGCATCTGACAACTTCTGGCAGATGGGTGACACCGGTCCGTGCGGCCCATGTACCGAAATCTTCTTTGACCATGGCGACCACATTTGGGGCGGCCCTCCGGGCAGCCCTGAAGAAGATGGTGACCGCTATATCGAAATCTGGAACCTCGTGTTCATGCAGTTCAACCGTCAGCAGGATGGCACTATGCTGCCACTGCCGAAGCCGTCTGTTGATACCGGTATGGGTCTGGAGCGTATTGCCGCTGTGCTGCAACACGTTAATTCCAACTACGAAATCGACTTGTTCAGCAAGCTGATTCAGTCTGTTGCCAAAGTCACTGGCGCAACCGATCTGACCAGCAAGTCGCTGCGTGTTATCGCTGACCATATTCGTTCTTGCGCATTCCTGGTTGCTGATGGCGTTACTCCGTCGAACGAAGGCCGTGGCTATGTGCTGCGCCGCATCATTCGTCGTGCGATTCGTCATGGCAACATGTTGGGTGCGAAAGAAACCTTCTTCTACAAACTGGTTGGCCCATTGGTTGAAGTAATGGGTGCGGCGGGCGAAGAACTGCAACGCCAGCAAGCGCTGGTTGAGCAAGTTCTGAAAACTGAAGAAGAGCAATTTGCTCGTACACTTGAGCGTGGCCTGGCGCTGCTGGATGAAGAACTGGCAAAACTGACCGGCGACACTCTGGATGGCGAAACCGCTTTCCGCCTGTACGACACCTACGGTTTCCCGGTTGACCTGACAGCAGATGTTTGCCGTGAACGTAACCTCAAGGTAGACGAAGCAGGCTTTGAAGCTGCTATGGAAGAGCAACGCCGTCGTGCACGTGAGTCCAGCGGTTTTGGCGCTGACTACAACAGCATGATTCGCGTGGATTCTGCTTCTGAGTTCAAAGGCTACGATCACACCGATTTGACTGCGAAAGTCACCGCGCTGTTTGTTGACGGTAAAGCGGTAGAGCAAATTACTGCCGGACAAGAAGCGGTTATCGTACTCAACGAGACGCCATTCTATGCAGAATCTGGCGGCCAGGTTGGCGACAAAGGTGCGATTAAAGCGAACGGCGTAGATTTTGCTGTCAGCGATACGCAGAAGTATGGCCAGGCTATCGGCCATCTGGGCAAGTTAATTGCGGGCGTTGTGAAAGTCGGCGATAGCGTAAAAGCTGAAGTTGATGAAGAGCGTCGTTCTCGCATTCGTCTGAATCACTCTGCGACTCACTTGCTGCATGCGGCATTGCGCCAGGTTCTGGGCACTCACGTTGCGCAGAAAGGTTCACTGGTAAACGACAAAGGCCTGCGTTTTGACTTCTCTCATTTTGAAGGGATGAAACCAGCTGAAGTGCGTGCAGTAGAAGATATCGTGAACGCCCAGATTCGCCGCAACTTGCCAATCGAAACCAACGTCATGGACCTGGAGTCGGCTAAAGCGAAAGGTGCGATGGCCCTGTTTGGTGAGAAATATGATGATCACGTGCGTGTTCTGAGCATGGGTGATTTCTCAACCGAACTCTGTGGCGGTATTCACGCCAGACGTACTGGCGATATTGGCCTGTTCCGTATCGTTGCTGAATCAGGTACTGCTGCGGGTGTTCGTCGTATTGAAGCTGTTACGGGTGAGGGCGCGCTGGCAAATCTTCATGCGCAGAGCGAACAGTTGCAGGATATTGCGCAGTTGCTTAAAGGTGACAGCCAGAATCTGAATGAGAAAGTGCGTTCAGTACTGGAGCGTACCCGTCAGCTTGAAAAAGAATTGCAGCAGTTGAAAGAACAGCAGGCGGTGCAGGAGAGTGCAAACCTTTCCAGCAAAGCTGTCGATGTGAAAGGCGTTAAACTCCTTGTGAGTGAGCTTGCCAACGTTGAACCGAAGATGTTGCGTACCATGGTTGATGACCTCAAAAATCAGCTTGGCTCGGCAATTATTGTTCTGGCGACGGTATCAGAAGGCAAAGTTTCTTTGATTGCTGGTGTATCTAAAGATGTGACCGACCGCGTCAAGGCGGGGGAACTGATTGGAGTCATTGCCCAGCAAGTTGGAGGCAAAGGGGGCGGTCGTCCAGATATGGCTCAAGCAGGTGGTACAGACGCGGCAGCATTGCCAGGCGCTCTGGCCGGTGTGGAAGCCTGGGTCTCGGCGAAGCTCTAA